Part of the Weissella coleopterorum genome is shown below.
GAGGGAATTAACTCTCAACAATTAAATCCGTGTCGTGACGATAGCACTGAGGTCACACCTGTTCCCATCCCGAACACAGAAGTTAAGCTCAGTAACGCCAAAAGTAGTTGGAGGATCGCTTCCTGCGAGGATAGGAAGTCGCGACGCAATCATGGACGTTTAGCTCAGCTGGGAGAGCACCTGCCTTACAAGCAGGGGGTCACAGGTTCGATCCCTGTAACGTCCATTTAGTTATTTAAATAACTTGCCGTTGTGGCGGAATAGGTAGACGCGCGGGACTCAAAATCCCGTTCTCGCAAGAGAGTGTGGGTTCGATTCCCACCGACGGCATAAAAAAACAAAAAGGGTTATAGCTAGGAGGTTACTTCTAGTTATAGCTCTTTTTTGAGCTTACTTACAAATATTATTCCATAATATCTACAAGTGAGATAATATGGGATTTAATATATAAAAATTATCAAATATAATAAAAGTATAATTTGAATTTAATATTATTAGATGATGACTATAAATATGGTCAAAAAGTTTAATAAATGTTAATATAAGTATTTGGTGGTTGTTTTGTCACAAATAATACTAGAGGGTGTTTAAAATGAGTAAGAAAATAAATATAATATTAATCGGTCTAATCGTATCGTTAGTAGGTTCTTTAAATCTAATAACGGTTCATGCAGATGATTTTAATTATGATAGTATCCCGATGAGTCAGGTTTCATACAGTGATTCCACAATTCATTCATGGGGAATGGTTGTTCAGAATAACGCAATTTATCTAAGTTATAATAATGATCCTAAGGGACAAGGAACGACAACTTTTCAAGGATATGGTTTTAATTTTAAACTAGGTGATCAACAAGCAGTTTTGAATATTGATGGAGCGGATTCAAATAATGTACCTACCAAAGTAGGACAGACCGCAAATATTAAATTCCAAACTAATAATTATTCAAGTAATATTCAGCAGACTGTTACCGGAACCGTCTTAGTTCGTGAAAATGGGAATGCGGATCATCCTGCGCAAATTTTACACATTATGATTCCATTATCAGCCATGGTAAAAGTCCAAGTTTAGTCAATAAAGTCGAGATGAATAATCCCAATTTAGGGAGTGGAACAATTGTTAGCGATGGAGCATCAACATCACCAATTCTATCGATTTCGATTGCTGCGGGAGTTGTTTTAATAATAGGTTTTTTTGTCTATAGAAAGAAGCGTCAGGTGATCTAAAATGTATTGGCTGATTGTATTAGCCATGTTCCTATGGGTCTATCTGTTGAGTATTATGCAGAAAGCAAAATGGATGGCAATGTATAGTGTCATTGGAGTCGTGGGTTTATTTTTTATCATAATTTATTTTTCTAATTATAGTATGACATCTTTTTTGATGAAATCAGCAGCTTTTGGAGCTGGAGTATTTGGATCTTTAACGGGGTTTTATCATATTTCTCTGGAATATAGCATGATTCAAATTCATAGTGGATTTAATACAATTAACTTATTTATAACTTATGAATGTTCAGCGGTCATTGAATTAGGGGCATTTATTGCCTTGACTAGTTTTTATCCTTTTTTTCAGGATACTAAAGAACGAATTCATTGGATAGCGATTGGCTTACCATATATTTACATTAGTAATGTTCTACGGTTAATTATTACGGCGACGATTGTTCATTATTTTGGAATTAATTCACTAGTATGGGCACATGTCATAATTGGACGGATTATCTTTTATGTTTTAACTATCATTTTGTATTACATCGTTTTTACAAGAGTTCAAATTTTAAACGTAAGAGTTGGTAAATTCAAGTTTAATTCAGGAGAGAGCTAATGGAAGGTCTGCTAAATTCAGTGGCTTCACAATATCTTTTTGTGGGAGTCTGGTTACTAATTCCAGTTCTTGTCGAAGTAATTCCAACTCTCTTTGTTTATATTAAATTGCTAATCGAGATAATTTGGGAATGGATCTTAAAAGTATTCTCTCGTACTCCAAGCGCTGAAATTAATACTTCTTTTTTACCGGATATTGACGTGGTAATTCCGGTTTATAATTCTGAAGAAACGCTCGAAGCATGTGTTCTTTCAGTTATTAAATCGACTTATCCCACTAATAAAATTAAAATAACATTAGTTAATAACCAAAGTACGGATCATAGCTTCAAAAAATTCCAAGAGATTCAAAATAAATATAACGAAGCAATGATCTCTTGGTTAGATGCCGCTCAGGGCAAATCTAAAGCGCTCAATATGGCTATGTATAATACGTTTAACAAGTACTTTATTCACGTAGATAGTGATGGAGAATTAGAGGAACATGCGTTGCTCAATATGGTTAGACAGTTTGAACGTGAAAAGGGGACAGTTGCATTAACTGGAATAATCTTGACGCAAAAAGAGCTGATTAAGCGTCAAAAAAATCCTGCTATTAAATTAATGGATTTATTAGAATATCATGAATATTCTAGCGCTTTCTTAGTGGGGCGTAATTCGGAA
Proteins encoded:
- a CDS encoding Firmicu-CTERM sorting domain-containing protein codes for the protein MSKKINIILIGLIVSLVGSLNLITVHADDFNYDSIPMSQVSYSDSTIHSWGMVVQNNAIYLSYNNDPKGQGTTTFQGYGFNFKLGDQQAVLNIDGADSNNVPTKVGQTANIKFQTNNYSSNIQQTVTGTVLVRENGNADHPAQILHIMIPLSAMVKVQV
- the xrtG gene encoding exosortase family protein XrtG produces the protein MYWLIVLAMFLWVYLLSIMQKAKWMAMYSVIGVVGLFFIIIYFSNYSMTSFLMKSAAFGAGVFGSLTGFYHISLEYSMIQIHSGFNTINLFITYECSAVIELGAFIALTSFYPFFQDTKERIHWIAIGLPYIYISNVLRLIITATIVHYFGINSLVWAHVIIGRIIFYVLTIILYYIVFTRVQILNVRVGKFKFNSGES